In a genomic window of Streptomyces sp. NBC_01231:
- a CDS encoding site-specific integrase: MFNPSYYRRCACQVPAVNDDGTPRLDANGDPKLRMLGASCPKLSRKGHGTWYFTMELEAGEGGERKRARRGGFATKDKAEAKAAEVYRELIGGADVLSNATVGADLHAWLKRKKGLARTTRHGYEEHVKLYLQPHLGHIKRRDLKLRHVEAMYDAIERENAERLIHHGRVVELQEARDAAYTAWIRAAGMKEERRDTRRAYLDANAALRDGRKGKRKIISASTMHRINATLSSFLGSGIKRGEYPTNLAALVELPAVKRPKALVWTPERVEEWKRTGKKPSPVMVWTPEQTGEFLDFICDDRLSAMWHAFIFRGPRRGEMCALAWPEVSLSKSWFRISAQIVEIAYRQYDEAPKQDSVRTVTLDSQTREMWRKWRIAQDRERQQWSGEQAWVETNRVWTHESGQPLHPDWISRRFNRLVELSGLPAIRLHDTRHLSATLALLGKADIKVVQERLGHSSRQITSDTYTSVLPQLMTAEAESTSAVVPRSQKKDPERDAPSKSEDQAEAPESGLEADDDGPDEGLCPAA; this comes from the coding sequence GTGTTCAACCCCAGCTATTACCGGCGCTGCGCATGCCAGGTGCCTGCCGTCAATGACGACGGCACTCCGAGGCTCGACGCCAACGGCGACCCGAAGCTGCGCATGCTCGGAGCGAGCTGCCCGAAGCTCTCGCGCAAAGGGCACGGCACCTGGTACTTCACCATGGAACTCGAAGCGGGCGAGGGCGGGGAGCGTAAGCGCGCGCGGCGAGGCGGATTCGCCACAAAGGACAAGGCGGAGGCCAAGGCGGCCGAGGTCTACCGCGAGCTCATCGGCGGCGCCGACGTCCTCAGTAACGCCACCGTCGGGGCGGACCTGCACGCGTGGCTCAAACGAAAGAAGGGCCTGGCTCGTACGACTCGCCACGGCTACGAGGAGCACGTCAAGCTGTACCTCCAACCTCACCTCGGCCACATCAAGCGGCGGGACCTCAAACTGCGCCACGTCGAGGCCATGTACGACGCGATCGAGCGGGAGAACGCCGAGCGGCTCATCCACCACGGCAGGGTCGTCGAGTTACAGGAGGCACGCGACGCCGCCTACACCGCTTGGATACGTGCCGCGGGCATGAAGGAGGAGCGCCGCGACACGCGTCGGGCCTATCTCGACGCCAACGCTGCGCTCCGAGACGGCCGCAAGGGCAAACGGAAGATCATCAGCGCCTCAACGATGCACCGCATCAATGCCACTCTCAGCTCGTTCCTCGGCAGCGGGATCAAGCGGGGCGAATACCCGACCAACTTGGCCGCGCTCGTCGAGCTGCCAGCGGTCAAGCGGCCCAAGGCTCTGGTCTGGACCCCGGAGCGGGTCGAAGAGTGGAAGCGCACGGGGAAAAAGCCGAGTCCTGTCATGGTCTGGACGCCGGAACAGACTGGCGAGTTCCTCGACTTCATCTGTGACGACCGGCTCTCCGCCATGTGGCACGCGTTCATCTTCCGTGGCCCTCGACGCGGCGAGATGTGCGCCCTGGCCTGGCCGGAGGTGAGCCTGTCCAAGTCGTGGTTCCGCATCTCCGCACAGATCGTCGAGATCGCCTACCGGCAGTACGACGAGGCCCCGAAGCAGGACAGTGTGCGCACCGTCACGCTCGACTCTCAGACTCGCGAGATGTGGCGGAAGTGGCGGATCGCGCAGGACCGGGAACGCCAGCAGTGGTCCGGTGAGCAGGCCTGGGTCGAGACCAACCGGGTCTGGACCCACGAGAGCGGGCAACCCCTGCACCCGGACTGGATCAGTCGCCGGTTCAACCGGCTCGTCGAGCTCTCTGGGCTTCCCGCGATCCGCCTGCACGACACCCGGCACCTGTCGGCAACACTGGCCCTGCTGGGCAAGGCGGACATCAAGGTCGTCCAAGAGCGACTGGGGCATAGTTCCCGCCAGATCACCTCGGACACCTACACGAGCGTCCTGCCTCAGCTCATGACGGCCGAGGCGGAATCCACGAGTGCGGTCGTGCCTCGGTCCCAGAAGAAGGATCCGGAACGAGATGCGCCCTCCAAGTCGGAGGACCAGGCGGAGGCCCCAGAGAGCGGCCTGGAAGCCGACGACGATGGCCCAGATGAGGGATTGTGTCCCGCCGCGTGA
- a CDS encoding YtxH domain-containing protein, with protein sequence MRYRLTFVVGLALGYVLGTKAGRERYEQLKKSARQVSQNPAVRNTAESAAQQGRQFAGKAYHVVSDKVGDRVPDSVAQRVRTLRERNANGSGADDWGTSNT encoded by the coding sequence ATGCGCTACCGGCTCACGTTCGTCGTCGGGCTCGCTCTGGGTTACGTGCTGGGCACAAAGGCCGGACGCGAGCGCTACGAGCAGTTGAAGAAGTCCGCACGCCAGGTCTCGCAGAACCCCGCCGTCCGCAACACCGCCGAGTCCGCCGCACAGCAGGGCCGGCAGTTCGCGGGCAAGGCGTATCACGTGGTGAGCGACAAGGTCGGCGACCGGGTTCCCGACTCGGTGGCACAGCGGGTGCGGACCCTGCGCGAGCGCAACGCGAACGGCTCCGGCGCGGACGACTGGGGCACCAGCAACACCTGA
- a CDS encoding recombinase family protein, producing the protein MPRLYGFDDQSRQRLRDDEVDPLRQMVSRALVDESTSNQEIAVWANGEGYRGTLGGEWKDASVGRLFRNPAIAGLRYEDGELVDAGHPGVITREEFEALQAREQSRKTADAEPPYDYVLTDGACTCGRCTNALQGARSNAGTPGYRCRPKDKQGRGGCGEVRIDAELLENHVGEYVVAELLKPGIRDQILKAQAAVREQAKQINREVEDLVARRTEAGTLYGQRRISGDSFVAADREITASLKTARSRLRYAEQMANFSLGNAQDLVRWWNTAPTASKKAIAVLLLDHVEVFPASARGVRTVEPGRVVLHWRKLSSLSDG; encoded by the coding sequence ATGCCACGGCTCTACGGTTTCGACGATCAGTCGCGTCAGCGGCTGCGTGATGACGAAGTGGACCCGCTGCGCCAGATGGTGAGTCGCGCGCTGGTTGACGAGTCCACATCCAACCAGGAGATCGCCGTCTGGGCGAACGGAGAGGGCTACCGAGGCACGCTCGGCGGGGAGTGGAAGGATGCGTCGGTCGGACGGCTCTTCCGCAATCCGGCGATCGCGGGGCTGCGCTACGAGGACGGGGAACTCGTTGACGCCGGCCACCCGGGCGTCATCACCCGTGAGGAGTTCGAGGCCCTTCAAGCGCGCGAGCAGAGCCGCAAGACGGCCGATGCGGAGCCGCCGTACGACTATGTGCTGACCGACGGAGCCTGCACCTGCGGCAGGTGCACCAATGCCCTTCAGGGCGCTCGCTCCAATGCAGGGACCCCTGGCTACCGGTGTCGTCCCAAGGACAAACAGGGGCGTGGTGGCTGCGGCGAAGTCCGGATCGACGCCGAGCTCCTGGAGAACCACGTCGGCGAGTACGTCGTGGCGGAACTCCTCAAGCCCGGCATCCGAGACCAGATCCTCAAGGCCCAGGCCGCGGTGCGTGAACAGGCCAAGCAGATCAACCGGGAGGTCGAGGACCTGGTGGCGCGGCGGACCGAGGCCGGTACGCTCTACGGCCAGCGGCGGATCAGCGGCGACTCGTTCGTGGCCGCCGATCGTGAGATCACGGCGAGTCTGAAGACTGCGCGTTCGCGACTCCGGTACGCGGAGCAGATGGCCAACTTCTCGCTGGGCAACGCGCAGGACCTGGTGAGGTGGTGGAACACCGCGCCGACCGCATCGAAGAAGGCCATCGCCGTCCTGCTTTTGGATCACGTCGAAGTGTTTCCCGCGAGCGCCCGCGGGGTCCGGACTGTCGAGCCGGGACGTGTCGTCCTCCACTGGCGCAAGCTGTCCAGCTTGTCAGACGGCTGA